From the genome of Calliopsis andreniformis isolate RMS-2024a unplaced genomic scaffold, iyCalAndr_principal scaffold0022, whole genome shotgun sequence:
GGGTGTGAAGCAGAGGGGTGGAAAAGGGGCAAAGTAAGAAAATTCTGCGGTTGCATAGAGGGAAGAGGTTCTAACGGCGTCCCGTcgagagagagcgagagtgGCCGCACGTGACAACACAATGCCGTTTGAATTCGTCTCCTTGTTGCGGAAAATCGCTCAGAGACGGTCGCGATGTCGAGGAAAGATCGTGCCTCGGCCCTCGTAGCTTCGGCCTCTCCAACCCTCTGAGCAGCCTCGTCCTCTCCACCTTCGCTATCGCAGCAACCCCGATTCTTTCCTCCACCTTTGGATCTTTCTTACTTGTCCTCTCGATCTCTCCTCTCCTTTCCCCTTCGATTCTAGAAGCCTAGccacgaaatcgggcacgttcgaTGCCGTCCAGACGTCTTCCAAGTTACGACACGTTTGCTACCAGTTACGAATACGTATGCTCTGACTTTACGATAATTCCAACGCGATTGTTTTCATGCAGAGCGCCACACCAACCTCGGATACATCTTTCTGAGAACAATGATCCGCCTGTGAGCAAACTAATCGTAATCTGAAGGAAGAAAGGCGCAAATAACGTATTATTGCTCAAGAGATATGACTCTGTACAGATGAGTGATGGAGCTGCACTAATTTATATTGTTCAAGGTACTAATTCTCATGCTGTATTAAAATAATAAGTATTCAGTGTGATTCATGAGGAGGATCAACGCTTTTTTTTTTAGGGAACTACAGGCCTCTGACCTCGCTGGGATTATCCTGTATACCGAAACAATTAGGTCGAATTTCAAGTAAATTTATGCACGCGCGAGATAAGGCGCCTTCGACGCAATGCAATTTCCCAAGGCTCTACCGCTCCATTCTCTCCCGCACAATCAAGgcgagaaatgactgttacgcaATATCAGGTGCGCCGTAGTAAAAAGAAGTATTCCGATGAACGCGTAACAATTAACGTTCGTTATGTAAGATCTTACAAGAGAGCGTGCTCGAGCTACAAAGTAACGCCGTTGACTCTCGTGAGAGCCTCTCGAGGTGCATTTCATCGCGATCAACGAGCATTCGCGCTCGTAAAAATGAACTTTTCTATGGCGCGTACAACTGGCACAGGACCGTTAAAGTAACGAATTGCGTGCAAAAACGAATTGGTGCGCGGCTGACCTAATTTTGAAATATCGCGCGTGCCTTAACCGCGCAAACGGAGCATTTGTTTTTACGTTCCATTCTATCCCATGCGTGTATCTTTCCTTTGTTTTTTTCATTGCCAGCGATATCTCAATGCCTCCGGCTGCACGAGTAACTCAAAGTATCTATAGGCTATATTATACGCACTCGACCATAATTAAACGCTGACAAAGAGCAGTGTCTTTGCGTGAATACTGCAACTACGACGAATTACACTTTTTTTGACGCGTCTCGAGTCTTCGTCAACATCGCCAGGATGTCCCGAAGACTCGATGGTCCCGAGTGACTGGCACTGTCGCTGGTGCCGAAGGACGAAGTATGCGGGGTTCCTGGACGCAACGAACGCAGGAGGAACGAtgtgggtgattcagggggttcgGCAGCGCGGCTTGACCGAGTAACAATCAAATAGGCTAGTCGTCCGCGTGACTAACCCGTTACCGCTGCTGCAGCTGCTCGCGAATTATCGATTCGCGAAAATTTCCCTTCGTCCATGGACATGCGCGCGCGCGGCAACGCTCTCGACCCGAGAGACCGTCGGAGAGAAGGCCAGGGAACACGCAACGAAACGTCCTTGGTGTGTAGGATACGCCTTCGCGCGTATGCGTATATCCGTGCGCAAGGAAACGTGCTCTTGCTCTCTGGATACCTATCAAGGTACATGCGCTCTATACCCTCGATGTGGCATCGTAGCTAGGTATTAGGGAACCACTCGACTCCTTGGAACGTCGACCACTGGGAAGTCCTCCAGTTCCAGCTACTGAGTGCAGTAGTTGCATTGAAGTTAAGCCTGAAAgagataacaggtgtaattggcgGTAGAGGAAATTGGGGAATGAATAGACCATCTCACCTTTTAATTTCCAACTTGGCTGGTCTCATTTCCACCGGCTACACCCTTCGCTTCTGTAATAGAATACACTAGTTTCATTGTTGGCCCGCCAAGGGTACGAGTAAACGAATTCAAAAGAAGTCGAGTGTACTTAAACGCTGCACATAATAAGAGAGGCGCGCAGAAACGCGTTTAAATCTCGGTTCACCCTGTTCGATCTCCCTCCCGCTCTCTCAGCCGGTGCATGTGCACTCTGGGGCCGCTGCTTTCGAACGTAGAACCGTGCCTGTAATATTACCATATCCCCAGCGAACTCCTGCCGTCCTGTTCCAGTTGCACACGAACTCGATGGCGCAGCGTGGAAGAATCGACGTGGATGCATCGGGGAGGCCTGAAAAAGGTAGAGAAATGAAGGTCGATGCAACGGGGGTGGGAGACAAGGGGACAAATCGCGGGAAGCAATCGCGACTGGTCCACTCGATCCGGATGGCATTAGGTCGATTACGAGGCGCGAAGTCGAGCCTGAGGGTGTCCCGATCTCGCGGGTCCTTTCTCAGCCTCTCGACCTCGCGCGTTGGTCGAAGTCAACGATGTACTACTCCTGCTTGACGAGAAGTCGTCTAAAAAGCATTAGAAGCTATGATTTTGAGAAGACTTCTAGTAGAATAATGCGTAAATGGACCCAGGGAATTCGGGACGTTTGTAACCCTCGAATCTCAGCCCTAAGGGAATCCATAGCGGGGAGTACGCGTGAGGGATCCCGTGGCCGATTTTTCAAGTAGTCTTTCACGAGAATCGAGGCGAGCACGCCGCGAATCGTTCGAGAGAGTAGACTCCCGAAGGGTGGCAATAGATCTCGGGGTGGGGTTTCGGGGCAAGTCGAGGGACAGAGAGGGCAGACGGAGTCGACAGTCACGGTGGTCTGCGCGGGGGCAGAAGGCAACCGGCAGCGTGTGTACCGTTGTTTTTAGTCGAAAGACGCGGAGGACAGCGAGAGAGACGAAGAGATACCTGGTATAGGGTGAGAGGGTAGGGGGTGGCGAGAAAGAGAGAAGCTCCAGAGCCGAAAAGCGAGCTAGGAGAGCCGCTGGTAGAGGGAGAGAGTCGAAACGGTGGCAAGGGCATCGAGGGTCGTCGACGGGGTAGGGGTAGAATCGGGGCGAAGGGAGACGGGGCACTGGCGAGATAGAGGCTGTTGAAGCTCCCCGGACAGGACGGCAAAAAGGAAGATGGCGGTTGCGACACTTTTCTACCCCTAAGCAGCGATCCCGCCGATCCGCCTTTCCCATCATCCGGACGTTCATAGTTAACGAGCGATACACTCTGTTCACGCGAAAGGCGGTGCGTTGCTCGCGTTCCACGCGGCCAGGGAGAGAATCCACCCTGCGCGCACCGAGGAACAACGAAAACGAATGCAAGGACAGGATCCGCAGGAGGTCGAGGGGAGGGTGGCATTCTCCCTGCAAAAGAGAGCCAGCCGAGATTACGAGTGGCGCGAGTACGCGACGAGGAGAGAGAGCGAAATCGTGAGGGGAACGATAGACTCGTGGTGGGGAGCGTGGGGAGCGAAAAAGTCGGGGGTTGAAGCGCGAAACGAAAAGCGGGAGCAAGATGCGTGGAAGGTGGGAGGACGTAGGGGTGGTTTGCTCCCGCTGGTGGGGATAAACGGAAGGAGGATTTCGGCGCGTGTGTGCGTGTGcgagtgcgcgcgcgcgcgccagtTGGAAAGACAGAGGCGGCCGAGAGAGCGAAGACGCAGCGAAGTTTCCGTCGTTTCTCGAAGAGGGACTCTCGGTACGTTCGCCAGGCGATCCGCGCGCAGTTGCTGGTGCGCGGCTACGGGGTCGGTGTTTCCGTGTCACGCGCACCACCCCAAAAAGTGGCGTGtatgtgcgtgcgtgcgtgcagcGTGCGTGGACTGACTTGGCCGTTCTGGCCACGGGACGAACGCTGGACTGTGCCCCGACGATAGGTACGAGGATTAAAGGGACACGGGGAGCAGTAGCGCAGAGGGAGGAGAGGCGCAGAGAGAGGAAAGATAGATGAGGACTCAACTTGGACTGATCGCTGGACGTCGCACGCAAAGTGGATTCGTCGGGCCTGTCATCGAGCGTCGCCGCCCTCGCCTTCTTCCCTCGCGTAGCTACTCTCCTCCGAGGAGACCTCCTCGTGGCTGGTCCACGCAGGATCTCACGCAGGATTCTACGCAGGATGCTGGGCTAACTGTCGAGAGATCGTGCGCGCGTATCGAGAGAAGTTGCCGCTGGGTTTGCGGTTGGCTCACGCGGGACGAAGCCACCACGCGCGTGCAATCCTTTTTCCGCGACGCGACGGAGTGAGTCGACGCGACGCGACTCGAAGGTGCGCCACCGTCGGCAGAGAACGGTGCCACGAGGAGCACCGACGAGCCCATCGCGAAACAGCCCTAGAAGAAGCTCCTTTCGACACCCGAGCGTGCTCGATTTCGCGGAAAAAAGTTCGCCGCGAGTTGTCGGTCTGAGTTTGGACCGGTCCGCGCGATCCGTCCTGTTCCGTGTCCCGTTTCTAGTGCCGCGTACCGAGGCACCTCGAGTGGAATCGTCGAGTTTCGTGGAAGGTGGTGGTTGGCAGAAGCCTCGCGAGAATCGAGTCTGTCCGCGAGAATCAGTTCCTAGAAGTTGATCCTGAAAAGAGAAGCTGTGAAATTCGCAGGGGAATTAGAAAGAACGGGGGATCCAACGATCCTGTCACCGTCTATCGTGCAGACAGAGTCGCCGTCACGGAATAGAGGAGCCGTGCGCGCGCTCGGgctcgcgcgcgcgcgtgcTCTCCCGCGCGGATCCTGGTGCGCGGTATCACGGCGAGGGTAGCGCTATAACCTCACTTTCCCTTCCAACAAGGATTCGGGTCCCTATCATTTTTACGTCGAAGAGTTAAGACTAACTTAGAGCAACTTTCTAACCTACAAGCTTTCTAACCTAGAAGGTCGCCGGAGGAACGGAGCGCAGAGGAAGTAAAAAATTAaggaattaaatagaacagggtCTGACGGTGGAAGGATAGACTAGCCCGTGACAGAGTCGCAACGAGGTCAGTAACGGAAGGTTAGGTATAACGATTCGCGTTTGGGTACTCGGCTACCCGTGCGTGCCTACTAGGGGGTGTGTCCATGAAGTCCTCGCGATGGCAAGGAGCGAGGGAACCGTCGCCGGTGGCCCGTAGTCCGTCGTCTCGGTCGTCTAGGTCTGGCCCGTCGAGGCGGTGGTGCGCGGTGCCGTGCCACCGGCGAGCGTGATCGTCGACGAGGAGGAGCGAGGAGGGCAAGGGAGAAGAGGAGGGTGTGTAGGATGCAGCATGAACCTCGGTGCCCCGTATCGGGAGCTGGTGAGCCTCGGAAGGGGGACTACGGTGTCCAGGTGGTTTCGCCGGTCGAGAGGTTGCAGGTCTCCGTCGCCCTCGGTGCGGGCAGTGTCGCCGGCGTGGTCGCCGGCGGCGCAACAGCAACAGCTGTCGTGGTGCTCGGGATCCTCACCGTGTTGCTGGTCGTTCTGGCCGAGAGCTGCCGTTGCTGGGGTGGTCGGGGTGCCGCGACGGTGTCGGAAGTGGCGGCCACCTGGCTGGAGCAAGGAGCGCGGGCTCGAGGTCGAGATCGGGCGAGAGAAGCGGAGCAAGGGTACAGGGGCAAGAGGAGCGAGGGCGTGCGACACGAGGAGCTGGTGGTGCAGGTGGCGCGGCAGAAGGAAGAGGCGAAAGCGGTGGATCGTCGGGTGGTGCGGCACCGGAGACGGTGGGAAGAGTTGCCGCTCAGCGTTGGTGCCGGTCGATTCCCCTCGGATCATCGGTATCGCCGACGAGACCGAGGACATCGTCGAGGAGGCCGCCTGCTCCAGGGGGACTTCTAAGGGCCCCGCCGACCCGGGCCGCTCGGGCAGCTGTCACCTGGCTATCGGCTCCGGGATACCTACGAGCGGGGCTGACACCATTCACGAACGACGTCTTGATCCTCCACGGAACGAGCCGAAACGACTCGTCGCCCTTCACCCCCGAGTTCGATCGCTGGTCGTCGTCCATCGGGAAGCACGCGAGCTACAGGCGTCGGAGGCTTGGCCCAATCGCGACAACTCTCGTCGAGATATCTTCTGGTGCGGTCCCTCGGCGAACGCGACGCGCGAAACGGACCTGCTCGAGCGTGTACGGTGTGTCCAGTGCCAGATCCCAGAGAAGAGCTTCGACGGTGATCCCAGGAACGACCCGCAGGTCGACAACACCGAGGGGATCTCGCGGAGGAACACTCTGGTCCAGGGAGCGGAAACGGGAACAGGGAGAATCGAGAGGACTGCGCGCGAGGCGAAAAGCGGCCTCGAACTTTGCTGGCAGCGATGCGGAACCTTCTGCGACAGGACGACGAGCACGCACGCGACCG
Proteins encoded in this window:
- the LOC143186969 gene encoding uncharacterized protein LOC143186969, giving the protein MPSGSSGPVAIASRDLSPCLPPPLHRPSFLYLFQASPMHPRRFFHAAPSSSCATGTGRQEFAGDMVILQARFYVRKQRPQSAHAPAERAGGRSNRVNRDLNAFLRASLIMCSV